Proteins from a single region of Amycolatopsis sp. CA-230715:
- a CDS encoding trimeric intracellular cation channel family protein translates to MLLTALEMLGLVAFAASGALAAVRSRLDVFGVVVVGLTTALGGGIIRDVLLGIHPPTTLRTWPYLAVCAATALVVFAFHPQVARLRRGVLLADAIGLGVFATAGTSTALAAGTPVYAACLIGMTTGIGGGAMRDLLLREIPLVLRKEIYAVAALAGAVLVGVGHALELPPGPVTVIAATAVVALRVLALWRRWNAPIARDDTAG, encoded by the coding sequence GTGCTGCTCACCGCGCTGGAGATGCTCGGGCTCGTGGCCTTCGCGGCATCCGGGGCGCTCGCGGCGGTGCGCAGCAGGCTCGACGTGTTCGGGGTGGTCGTCGTGGGGCTCACGACGGCGCTCGGCGGCGGGATCATCCGCGACGTGTTGCTCGGCATCCACCCGCCGACGACGCTGCGCACCTGGCCTTACCTCGCGGTGTGCGCGGCGACGGCGCTGGTGGTATTCGCGTTTCATCCGCAGGTGGCGCGGCTCCGTCGAGGGGTGTTGCTGGCTGACGCGATCGGGCTCGGGGTGTTCGCCACCGCGGGGACGTCGACGGCGCTGGCGGCGGGGACTCCGGTTTACGCGGCGTGCCTGATCGGGATGACGACGGGTATTGGCGGCGGTGCGATGCGTGACTTGCTGCTGCGCGAGATCCCGTTGGTGCTGCGCAAGGAGATCTACGCGGTGGCGGCGCTGGCCGGGGCGGTGTTGGTAGGAGTCGGGCATGCGCTCGAACTGCCGCCCGGCCCGGTGACCGTCATCGCGGCGACGGCGGTGGTGGCACTCAGGGTGCTCGCGTTGTGGCGCCGCTGGAACGCGCCCATCGCCAGAGATGACACGGCTGGATAA
- a CDS encoding S1C family serine protease: protein MTENDAGARPGGEDAARTPPRGIPAGAEQAPSPWSAQAQQAPQHSGTEGVLYGTATHQQTQSQQHIPYATAPYATHVGMQQQPQSPPSRGAGKIVAGAAVVALVVGGAAGGIGGYLVGNSSGGGSSVTALDQQPPAKQTAASPPGSVEAVAQKVLPSVVQLQTEQTEGSGFVLSDDGYILTNNHVVDSAANGGALQVSFQDGKKVAGKVVGRDPTTDIAVVKANGVSALPAVELGRSDDLKIGQTVVAVGSPFELAGTVTSGIVSSLHRPVSAGGEGGNDQATVLDAVQTDAAINPGNSGGPLANMSGQIIGINSVIYSPPQASGGGGQRSEPGNVGIGFAIPIDQARRTANDIIKTGKATQTFIGAQVGNDPRGAKLGAITPGSPAEKAGLKEGDVVTKLDDRAVDKADTLVAAIRTSAPGEKVKLTLSDSRVVEVTLGGQPVEAK from the coding sequence ATGACCGAGAACGACGCGGGCGCCCGACCCGGCGGCGAGGACGCCGCTCGTACGCCGCCGAGGGGGATTCCGGCGGGTGCGGAACAGGCGCCCAGTCCCTGGTCAGCTCAAGCACAGCAGGCCCCGCAGCACTCCGGCACCGAAGGCGTGCTCTACGGCACGGCGACGCATCAGCAAACCCAATCGCAGCAGCACATCCCGTACGCGACGGCGCCGTACGCGACCCATGTCGGGATGCAGCAGCAGCCCCAGAGCCCGCCGTCACGCGGAGCGGGCAAGATCGTGGCGGGCGCGGCCGTGGTGGCGCTCGTCGTCGGCGGCGCCGCGGGCGGGATCGGCGGTTACCTCGTCGGAAACAGTTCCGGCGGCGGCTCGTCGGTGACGGCGCTCGACCAGCAGCCGCCGGCCAAGCAGACGGCCGCGTCGCCGCCGGGTTCGGTGGAGGCGGTGGCGCAGAAGGTGCTGCCGAGCGTCGTCCAGCTCCAGACCGAGCAGACCGAAGGCTCCGGTTTCGTGCTCAGCGACGACGGCTACATCCTCACGAACAACCACGTGGTGGACTCCGCCGCGAACGGCGGGGCGCTGCAGGTGTCGTTCCAGGACGGCAAGAAGGTCGCGGGCAAGGTCGTCGGGCGGGACCCGACGACCGACATCGCCGTGGTCAAGGCGAACGGCGTGTCCGCGCTGCCCGCCGTCGAGCTGGGGCGTTCCGACGATCTCAAGATCGGCCAGACCGTGGTCGCGGTCGGCTCGCCGTTCGAGCTGGCGGGCACGGTGACCTCCGGGATCGTCAGCTCGCTGCACCGGCCGGTCAGCGCGGGCGGCGAGGGCGGCAACGACCAGGCCACCGTGCTGGACGCGGTGCAGACCGACGCCGCGATCAACCCCGGCAACTCGGGCGGCCCGCTGGCGAACATGTCCGGTCAGATCATCGGCATCAACTCGGTGATCTACAGCCCGCCGCAGGCCTCCGGTGGCGGCGGTCAGCGCTCGGAGCCCGGCAACGTCGGCATCGGCTTCGCCATCCCGATCGACCAGGCGCGCCGCACCGCGAACGACATCATCAAAACCGGCAAGGCCACCCAGACCTTCATCGGCGCGCAGGTCGGCAACGACCCGCGAGGGGCGAAGCTCGGCGCCATCACCCCCGGCAGCCCGGCCGAGAAGGCGGGCCTGAAGGAAGGCGACGTCGTCACGAAGCTCGACGACAGGGCCGTCGACAAGGCCGACACGCTCGTCGCGGCGATCCGCACGAGCGCGCCGGGCGAGAAGGTCAAGCTGACACTCAGCGACTCGCGGGTGGTCGAAGTGACCCTCGGCGGGCAGCCGGTGGAAGCCAAGTAG
- a CDS encoding PH domain-containing protein, whose amino-acid sequence MQTTTRKPALRPPANQVSRRAVRYWTARAAVGWLVLTAGQVLWLVLDDGDAVTAHVVGLAVTVVLAAAHLAVMPRWRFAVHRWETTADVVYAQSGWVDRERRLAPMSRIQTVDTHQGLFERAFRLTNITVTTASARGPIRIHALDDAIAEDLVAEITARAGVAQDDAT is encoded by the coding sequence GTGCAGACAACGACGCGGAAGCCCGCACTCCGTCCACCGGCGAACCAGGTGAGCCGCCGCGCGGTCCGGTACTGGACCGCGCGCGCCGCCGTCGGCTGGCTGGTCCTGACGGCGGGACAAGTGCTCTGGCTCGTCCTCGACGACGGCGACGCGGTCACCGCGCACGTCGTCGGCCTCGCGGTGACGGTGGTGCTGGCCGCCGCGCACCTCGCGGTGATGCCGCGCTGGCGCTTCGCGGTGCACCGCTGGGAAACCACCGCCGACGTGGTCTACGCGCAATCGGGCTGGGTCGACCGCGAACGGCGGCTCGCCCCGATGTCGCGCATCCAGACCGTGGACACCCACCAGGGCCTGTTCGAGCGGGCGTTCCGGCTCACGAACATCACCGTGACCACGGCGTCCGCGCGCGGCCCGATCCGCATCCACGCGCTCGACGACGCCATCGCCGAAGACCTGGTCGCCGAGATCACCGCCCGCGCCGGTGTCGCCCAGGACGATGCGACATGA
- a CDS encoding PH domain-containing protein gives MTATVTEQAVEWRKLSPKMLAVHPVQEVVRLLPVLIGVLFLGRESDGPTWSLIGLGLAVGFGLVRWFTTTYQVTPGHVRVRRGLVRKRVLSVPRDRVRSVDLTSHILQRVLGLSRVVIGTGRSDKHDEGVTLDALSTAEAARLREELLHQRVVATEPATDREETPLAALDPRWIKFGPFTLGGLAAVGFVAGIFGKVSSEVDLDPQKFGPLRVVVDEFTSMPLPLAIAASAVVSAVVIGLLSTIGYVVTFWNYRLTRHREGTLHVSRGLITSRSTTIEERRLRGVEVSESLLLRMVKGGRLLAITTGLRVGRGAEHGGSLLLPPAPLGEVHRVAGEVYSDGASVTCELTRHTPAARRRRHMRAYTFAALVTGALLVLHAIAGFPDWAWQVALLLFPIGFALAEDRFRNLGHALHGRSFVVRQGSLVRRRHVLDTDGIIGVTVRESLFQRRSGLATLTVTTAAGKQHCDALDVSSDEAVALADHAVPGLLTPFLAE, from the coding sequence ATGACAGCCACGGTGACGGAGCAGGCGGTCGAGTGGCGCAAGCTGAGCCCGAAGATGCTCGCCGTGCACCCCGTGCAGGAAGTGGTGCGGCTGTTGCCGGTGCTGATCGGCGTGCTGTTCCTCGGCCGCGAAAGCGACGGTCCGACCTGGAGCCTGATCGGGCTCGGCCTCGCCGTCGGGTTCGGGCTCGTCCGCTGGTTCACCACGACCTACCAGGTCACGCCGGGTCACGTGCGAGTTCGGCGCGGACTGGTGCGCAAGCGCGTGCTGTCGGTGCCGCGGGACCGGGTGCGCTCGGTCGACCTCACCTCCCACATCCTGCAACGCGTGCTCGGGCTGAGCAGGGTCGTCATCGGCACGGGCCGCTCGGACAAGCACGACGAGGGCGTCACGCTCGACGCGCTCTCGACCGCGGAAGCGGCGCGGCTGCGCGAAGAACTGCTGCACCAGCGGGTCGTCGCCACCGAACCGGCCACGGACCGGGAAGAAACCCCGCTCGCGGCACTCGACCCGCGGTGGATCAAGTTCGGCCCGTTCACCCTCGGCGGGCTGGCCGCCGTCGGGTTCGTCGCCGGGATCTTCGGCAAGGTCTCCAGCGAGGTCGACCTCGACCCGCAGAAGTTCGGGCCGCTGCGCGTGGTCGTCGACGAGTTCACCTCGATGCCGCTGCCGCTCGCGATCGCCGCGTCGGCGGTCGTGTCCGCCGTCGTGATCGGGCTCCTGTCCACGATCGGTTACGTGGTCACGTTCTGGAACTACCGGCTCACGCGGCATCGCGAAGGCACCCTGCACGTCTCGCGCGGCCTGATCACCAGCCGGTCGACCACGATCGAAGAACGGCGGCTGCGCGGCGTCGAAGTCAGCGAATCGTTGCTGCTGCGGATGGTCAAAGGCGGGCGGCTGCTCGCCATCACCACCGGGCTCCGTGTCGGGCGCGGCGCCGAACACGGCGGGTCGCTGCTGCTGCCGCCCGCGCCGCTCGGGGAAGTCCACCGCGTCGCGGGCGAGGTCTACTCCGACGGGGCCTCGGTGACCTGCGAACTCACCCGCCACACGCCCGCCGCGCGACGTCGCCGCCACATGCGTGCGTACACCTTCGCGGCCTTGGTCACCGGCGCGTTGCTCGTGCTGCACGCGATCGCCGGTTTCCCGGACTGGGCGTGGCAGGTGGCGCTGCTGCTGTTCCCGATCGGCTTCGCGCTCGCCGAAGACCGCTTCCGCAACCTCGGGCACGCGTTGCACGGCCGCAGTTTCGTCGTCCGGCAGGGTTCGCTCGTGCGGCGGCGGCACGTGCTCGACACCGACGGCATCATCGGCGTCACCGTGCGCGAATCGCTCTTCCAGCGCCGGTCCGGCCTCGCGACCCTGACTGTCACCACCGCCGCGGGAAAGCAGCACTGCGACGCGCTCGACGTCAGCTCCGACGAAGCGGTGGCACTCGCCGACCACGCGGTCCCGGGTCTGCTCACGCCCTTCTTGGCCGAATAG
- the galT gene encoding galactose-1-phosphate uridylyltransferase encodes MKRTSRQLADGREILYFDEREIERAAADTRDLPPVAASSEIRLDPLTREWVAMAAHRQTRTYKPPADLCPLCPSKDGKPSEIPEADYDVVVFENRFPSFSQGVVGDRSIVDGDPLVPVAPGRGRCEVVCFTSQHDGAFSRLPASRVRTVVDAWADRTAALSEVDGVEQVFPFENRGEEIGVTLSHPHGQIYGYPFVTPKTERMLAVAKDYFAEHGRPVLGDVLAAERASGVRVIAEGEHWTAFVPPAARWPVHVQVVPHRQVPDIPALTDAERDDFAEVYLRVLRACDALYDRPLPYIAGWHQAPVRTGRDLGWLHLELFSVLRAKDKLKYLAGSESGMAVWINDATPEQIAERLRGVG; translated from the coding sequence GTGAAGCGGACCTCCCGCCAGCTCGCAGACGGCCGCGAGATCCTGTACTTCGACGAGCGCGAAATCGAGCGCGCCGCGGCCGACACGCGGGACCTGCCGCCCGTCGCGGCGAGCTCGGAGATCCGGCTCGACCCGCTGACCCGGGAATGGGTCGCGATGGCGGCGCACCGGCAGACCAGGACCTACAAGCCGCCGGCCGACCTCTGCCCGCTGTGCCCGAGCAAGGACGGGAAACCGAGCGAGATCCCCGAGGCGGACTACGACGTCGTCGTGTTCGAGAACCGGTTTCCCTCGTTCTCCCAAGGGGTTGTCGGCGATCGGTCCATAGTGGACGGTGACCCGCTGGTGCCGGTGGCGCCGGGGCGGGGGCGCTGCGAGGTGGTGTGCTTCACCAGCCAGCACGACGGGGCGTTCAGCAGGCTGCCCGCGTCGAGGGTCCGCACCGTGGTCGACGCGTGGGCGGACCGCACCGCCGCTTTGTCCGAAGTGGACGGTGTGGAGCAGGTCTTTCCGTTCGAGAACAGGGGCGAGGAGATCGGGGTGACGCTCAGCCACCCGCACGGCCAGATCTACGGCTACCCGTTCGTCACGCCGAAGACCGAGCGGATGCTCGCGGTCGCGAAGGACTACTTCGCCGAGCACGGGCGGCCGGTGCTGGGCGACGTGCTCGCGGCGGAACGCGCCTCGGGTGTCCGCGTGATCGCCGAGGGTGAGCACTGGACGGCGTTCGTGCCGCCCGCGGCGCGCTGGCCGGTGCACGTCCAGGTGGTGCCGCACCGGCAGGTGCCGGACATCCCGGCGCTCACCGACGCCGAACGCGACGACTTCGCCGAGGTCTACCTGCGGGTGCTGCGCGCCTGCGACGCGCTGTACGACCGGCCGCTGCCCTACATCGCGGGCTGGCACCAGGCCCCGGTGCGCACCGGACGCGATCTCGGCTGGCTGCACCTCGAACTGTTTTCGGTGCTCAGGGCCAAGGACAAGCTCAAGTACCTGGCCGGATCGGAGTCCGGGATGGCGGTGTGGATCAACGACGCCACGCCCGAGCAGATCGCGGAACGGCTGCGGGGGGTTGGCTGA
- a CDS encoding HAMP domain-containing sensor histidine kinase, translating into MLASVCVAGVVAIVSLGAYLTVSDNLYQQLDENLQVRADAAAHALPVQVRLERIPGAFLSSSDLQIGLLSANGQMVAPDEGSAPPVTTLELQVATGAVQGPTLRTDARGDVRVVAVSSGNGQAMVLAQSLAPTKKTLKELAVVLFLIGGAGIVVAGLVGMVVARGGLRPVERLTSATERVTRTGDLRPIPISGDDELARLTQSFNAMLGAVADSQERQRQLVADAGHELRTPLTSLRTNLELLLSAERAGAPKLSERDRAEIESDIKAQLDELTQLIGDLVELARQDEPRTQFERVELIDVVERALDRARRRAGEIDFEVSLQPWVVTGDNSALERAVLNLLDNAVKFSPDGSLVKVRMYPLGDGTAVIEVADSGPGIADADLGKVFDRFYRSSEARTLPGSGLGLAIVKHAAERHGGTVYAGRAPEGGALMTIRLPGSAA; encoded by the coding sequence ATGCTGGCTTCGGTGTGCGTGGCGGGCGTGGTCGCGATCGTGTCGCTCGGGGCCTACCTGACCGTCAGCGACAACCTGTACCAGCAGCTCGACGAGAACCTCCAGGTGCGCGCGGACGCCGCCGCGCACGCGCTGCCGGTGCAGGTTCGGCTCGAACGGATTCCCGGCGCGTTCCTCAGCAGCAGTGACCTGCAGATCGGCCTGCTGTCGGCGAACGGCCAGATGGTCGCGCCCGACGAGGGGTCCGCGCCGCCGGTGACCACGCTCGAACTGCAGGTGGCCACGGGCGCCGTGCAGGGGCCGACGCTGCGCACCGACGCCCGTGGGGACGTGCGCGTGGTCGCGGTGTCCTCCGGCAACGGGCAGGCGATGGTGCTCGCGCAATCGCTTGCGCCGACCAAGAAGACGCTCAAGGAACTCGCCGTCGTGCTGTTCCTGATCGGCGGCGCCGGGATCGTGGTCGCCGGGCTGGTCGGCATGGTGGTGGCGCGCGGCGGGCTGCGGCCGGTCGAGCGGCTGACCTCGGCGACCGAGCGGGTCACGAGAACCGGTGACCTGCGGCCGATCCCGATCAGCGGTGACGACGAGCTGGCGCGGCTCACGCAGAGCTTCAACGCGATGCTCGGCGCGGTCGCGGATTCCCAGGAGCGGCAACGCCAGCTCGTCGCCGACGCGGGGCACGAGTTGCGGACGCCGCTGACCTCGTTGCGCACGAACCTCGAACTGCTGCTGTCCGCGGAACGCGCGGGCGCGCCGAAACTGTCCGAACGCGACCGCGCGGAGATCGAGAGCGATATCAAGGCCCAGCTCGACGAACTGACGCAGCTCATCGGTGATCTCGTCGAATTGGCGCGCCAGGACGAGCCGAGGACGCAGTTCGAACGCGTCGAGCTGATCGACGTGGTGGAGCGCGCGCTCGACCGCGCGCGGCGCAGGGCGGGCGAGATCGACTTCGAGGTGTCGCTGCAGCCCTGGGTGGTCACCGGCGACAACAGCGCGCTCGAACGCGCGGTGCTGAACCTCCTCGACAACGCGGTGAAGTTCTCACCGGACGGCTCGCTGGTGAAGGTGCGGATGTATCCGCTCGGTGACGGCACAGCGGTGATCGAGGTCGCCGATTCGGGGCCCGGTATCGCCGATGCCGATCTCGGCAAGGTGTTCGACCGCTTCTACCGCTCTTCGGAGGCGCGCACGCTGCCCGGCTCCGGCCTGGGGCTGGCCATCGTGAAGCACGCCGCCGAGCGCCACGGCGGCACCGTGTACGCAGGTCGTGCGCCGGAAGGTGGCGCGCTGATGACGATCCGGTTGCCAGGCTCCGCCGCTTGA
- a CDS encoding response regulator transcription factor has translation MRILVVDDDRAVRESLRRSLEFNGYQVELANDGAQALESIVANRPDALVLDVMMPRLDGLEVARRLRSTGDDLPILVLTARDTVSDRVSGLDAGADDYLPKPFALEELLARLRALLRRAGQESQADQQAEALSFADLTLDPGTREVRRGEREISLTRTEFALLELFLSYPKHVLTRGRILEEVWGYDFPTSGNALEVYVGYLRRKTEAEGEPRLIHTVRGVGYVLRETPP, from the coding sequence ATGCGCATTCTCGTTGTCGACGACGACCGGGCGGTCCGGGAGTCCCTTCGCCGCTCGCTGGAGTTCAACGGCTACCAGGTGGAGCTGGCGAACGACGGCGCGCAGGCGCTGGAGTCCATTGTGGCCAACCGCCCGGACGCGCTGGTGCTCGACGTGATGATGCCGCGGCTCGACGGGCTCGAAGTGGCCAGACGGTTGCGGAGCACGGGCGACGATCTGCCGATCCTCGTGCTCACCGCGCGCGACACCGTGTCGGACAGGGTGTCCGGGCTCGACGCCGGCGCCGACGACTATCTGCCGAAGCCGTTCGCGCTCGAGGAGTTGCTCGCGCGGTTGCGCGCGCTGCTGCGTCGCGCGGGCCAGGAGTCCCAGGCGGACCAGCAGGCCGAGGCGCTTTCGTTCGCCGACCTCACGCTCGACCCTGGCACGCGCGAGGTCCGCCGAGGGGAACGGGAGATCAGCCTGACGCGCACCGAGTTCGCGCTGCTGGAGCTGTTCCTCTCCTACCCGAAGCACGTTTTGACCAGGGGGAGGATCTTGGAGGAGGTATGGGGTTACGACTTCCCGACCTCGGGCAACGCGTTGGAGGTCTACGTCGGCTATTTGCGTCGAAAGACCGAAGCGGAGGGGGAGCCGAGGCTGATCCACACGGTTCGGGGAGTGGGCTACGTGCTGAGGGAGACGCCCCCGTAA
- a CDS encoding DeoR/GlpR family DNA-binding transcription regulator: MLARQRQAVILEEARRTGAVRVSDLVRRLGVSDMTVRRDLDVLASRGLVEKVYGGATSMVGKSTDEPGFEAKSVRQQAQKEAIASLAAGLVRPGTAIGISAGTTTWTMARALDHVPGLTIVTNSIQVADVLRASTQPDRTVVLTGGVRTPSDALVGPVAVHSLRSLHLDLVFLGVHGMADGPGFTTPNLTESETDRALVEAGRRLVVLADHTKWGTVGISTIADLDEANVVVSDDGLSEDARETLAEHVGELMIAVPAREEAAETGDEEA, encoded by the coding sequence GTGCTGGCGCGGCAGCGACAAGCGGTGATCCTCGAAGAGGCGCGGCGGACGGGTGCGGTCCGCGTCAGCGACCTCGTCCGCAGGCTGGGCGTGTCGGATATGACGGTACGCCGCGATCTCGATGTGCTCGCGAGCCGTGGGCTCGTCGAAAAGGTTTACGGCGGCGCCACCTCGATGGTCGGCAAGAGCACCGACGAGCCCGGTTTCGAGGCGAAGTCGGTGCGGCAGCAGGCGCAGAAGGAAGCCATCGCCTCGCTCGCCGCCGGGCTGGTGCGGCCGGGCACCGCGATCGGGATCTCCGCGGGCACCACAACGTGGACGATGGCGCGCGCGCTCGACCACGTGCCGGGCCTGACCATCGTGACGAACTCGATCCAGGTCGCGGACGTGCTGCGCGCCTCGACCCAGCCGGACCGCACCGTGGTGCTCACCGGCGGTGTGCGCACCCCGTCGGACGCGCTCGTCGGCCCGGTCGCCGTGCACAGCCTGCGCAGCCTGCACCTCGACCTGGTTTTCCTCGGCGTGCACGGAATGGCCGACGGTCCCGGCTTCACCACCCCGAACCTCACCGAGAGCGAGACCGACCGCGCGCTGGTCGAGGCGGGGCGGCGGCTCGTCGTGCTCGCGGACCACACGAAATGGGGCACCGTGGGCATTTCCACGATCGCCGACCTCGACGAGGCGAACGTGGTGGTCAGCGACGACGGGCTCAGCGAGGACGCGCGCGAGACGCTGGCCGAGCACGTCGGCGAGCTGATGATCGCCGTCCCCGCAAGAGAAGAAGCAGCAGAGACCGGAGACGAAGAAGCGTGA
- a CDS encoding response regulator encodes MIKLMFADDEELVRSGLRAMMASAADIEVVGEAADGRSAVELARRTHPDVALLDIKMRAPDDGIRALRAILALPDPPVVAMLTTFDIDEYVSLALRLGANGFLLKDVEPQALLRAVRDLARGGAVLDPSVAARMVQSHRDEQRAAQPARKLLASLSEREREVVGLIGQGLSNAEIGGRLHLSEATVKGYVSAVLSKIGAANRVQAALLAYRGGLID; translated from the coding sequence TTGATCAAGCTCATGTTCGCCGATGACGAGGAACTGGTCCGTTCTGGGCTGCGCGCGATGATGGCGAGCGCGGCGGACATCGAGGTGGTTGGCGAGGCCGCGGACGGGAGATCGGCGGTCGAACTGGCCCGTCGCACCCATCCTGACGTGGCACTTCTCGACATCAAGATGCGCGCGCCCGACGACGGGATCAGGGCGTTGCGGGCGATTTTGGCGTTGCCGGATCCGCCCGTGGTGGCGATGCTGACGACCTTCGACATCGACGAGTACGTGAGCTTGGCGCTGCGGCTCGGGGCCAACGGGTTCCTGCTCAAGGACGTGGAGCCGCAGGCGTTGCTCCGGGCGGTGCGCGATCTGGCTCGCGGGGGTGCGGTGCTGGATCCCAGCGTGGCCGCTCGCATGGTCCAGTCCCATCGCGACGAGCAGCGGGCGGCTCAGCCGGCGCGGAAGCTGCTCGCGTCGCTGTCCGAGCGGGAGCGCGAGGTGGTCGGGCTCATCGGGCAGGGGCTGTCCAACGCGGAGATCGGCGGCCGGTTGCACCTCTCGGAGGCGACCGTGAAGGGCTACGTGTCCGCGGTGCTGTCGAAGATCGGGGCGGCGAACCGGGTACAGGCGGCGTTGCTCGCCTATCGCGGCGGCCTGATCGACTGA
- a CDS encoding molybdopterin-dependent oxidoreductase, with amino-acid sequence MKTPVPREEHFKAAAHSERVTARIGLALAVTFTTCFVTGLISHLIQHPPGWFFWPSSPVWLYRVTQGAHVISGIASIPLLLAKLWSVYPKLFGRPLVKSLPHAIERLSILILSASAFFELLTGLFNVAQNYPWNFYFPEVHYAVAWIAIGSILVHIAVKLPIVRRALTKVDDEQKTHGLSRRGFLRTTWLTTGVAVVATAGATVPFLRGVSTLSWRSDKGPQRLPVNRSAAGAAVIPAALSPDWRLEVVSSKGTKRFSLADLAALPQTTAELPIACVEGWSQSATWTGVSFPDLLKAAGSEPGRDVSITSLEQNGIYATSVLPGEHTEDPRTLLALRLNGEVLDLDHGYPCRVIAPNRPGVLQTKWVSRVRV; translated from the coding sequence ATGAAAACCCCGGTGCCGCGCGAAGAGCACTTCAAGGCGGCGGCGCATTCGGAGCGGGTGACGGCGCGGATCGGGCTCGCGCTGGCCGTCACGTTCACGACGTGCTTCGTCACCGGGCTGATCAGCCACCTCATCCAGCACCCGCCCGGCTGGTTCTTCTGGCCGAGCAGCCCGGTCTGGCTGTACCGGGTCACGCAGGGCGCGCACGTGATCTCGGGGATCGCGTCGATTCCTTTGCTGCTGGCGAAACTGTGGAGCGTCTACCCGAAGCTCTTCGGCAGACCACTGGTGAAGTCCCTCCCGCACGCGATCGAGCGACTGTCCATTTTGATCCTGTCCGCCTCGGCGTTCTTCGAGCTGCTCACCGGCCTGTTCAACGTGGCGCAGAACTACCCGTGGAACTTCTACTTCCCCGAGGTGCACTACGCGGTGGCCTGGATCGCGATCGGGTCGATCCTCGTGCACATCGCGGTGAAGCTGCCGATCGTCCGCCGCGCACTGACCAAAGTGGACGATGAACAGAAGACCCATGGACTGTCGCGCCGCGGTTTTCTCCGCACGACCTGGCTGACCACCGGGGTGGCCGTCGTCGCGACCGCCGGTGCCACGGTTCCGTTCCTGCGCGGCGTTTCCACGCTCTCCTGGCGCTCGGACAAGGGACCGCAGCGGTTGCCGGTGAACAGGTCCGCGGCGGGCGCGGCGGTGATCCCGGCCGCGCTGAGCCCGGACTGGCGGCTCGAAGTGGTCTCGTCGAAGGGCACCAAACGCTTCTCCCTTGCCGATCTCGCCGCGCTCCCCCAGACGACGGCGGAGCTGCCGATCGCGTGCGTCGAGGGCTGGAGCCAGTCGGCGACCTGGACCGGAGTGTCCTTTCCGGACTTGCTGAAGGCCGCGGGCAGCGAACCCGGCCGGGACGTCTCCATCACTTCGCTGGAGCAGAACGGGATCTACGCGACGAGCGTGCTCCCCGGCGAGCACACCGAGGACCCGCGGACGCTGCTCGCGCTCCGGCTCAACGGGGAAGTCCTCGACCTCGACCACGGCTACCCGTGCCGCGTGATCGCGCCGAACCGGCCGGGCGTGCTGCAGACGAAATGGGTGAGCAGGGTGCGCGTATGA
- a CDS encoding class I SAM-dependent methyltransferase — protein MTGDFDRGLLGARCWLELATGERITLPVERWRGRPSEGDELLLSRCAGPTLDAGCGPGRLTGELCERGVIVLGVDASEVAVSLTHRRGAPALHRDIFDRIPGEGRWRHVLLADGNIGIGGDPANLLARCHQLLTPGGTALLELDPPGTTRHHQHVRLNGTTTWFPWAWLGMDALQPLAHQTGYTITWTATTGHRWFAELERP, from the coding sequence GTGACCGGGGACTTCGACCGCGGGCTGCTTGGCGCTCGGTGCTGGCTGGAACTCGCCACCGGGGAACGGATCACGTTGCCCGTCGAACGCTGGCGAGGACGGCCGAGCGAGGGCGACGAGCTGCTGCTGTCCCGGTGCGCCGGTCCCACCCTCGACGCGGGCTGCGGGCCGGGCAGGCTCACCGGCGAACTGTGCGAACGCGGCGTGATCGTGCTCGGCGTCGACGCGTCCGAGGTCGCGGTGTCGCTCACGCACCGCAGGGGCGCGCCCGCGTTGCACCGCGACATCTTCGACCGGATCCCCGGCGAGGGCCGCTGGCGGCACGTGCTGCTCGCCGACGGGAACATCGGGATCGGCGGCGACCCGGCGAACCTGCTCGCCCGCTGCCACCAACTCCTCACCCCCGGCGGCACCGCACTCCTCGAACTCGACCCACCCGGCACCACCCGCCACCACCAACACGTCCGACTCAACGGCACCACCACCTGGTTCCCCTGGGCCTGGCTCGGCATGGACGCACTCCAACCCCTCGCCCACCAAACCGGCTACACCATCACCTGGACCGCCACCACCGGACACCGCTGGTTCGCCGAACTGGAACGCCCATGA